The following are encoded in a window of Staphylococcus piscifermentans genomic DNA:
- a CDS encoding type II CAAX endopeptidase family protein — protein sequence MSKTRQPGRLWIEEPDKDFPFYNGKPIKISTGKWAIIIGFLIFGFILLTKMNLPFIPFKVNEFLQTISLPLFAVLGLYLTIGGYTKKLFRPLHKKDILTIIVFAILSLIVSSALSGVVGALSGGVKANPAAAVHGGTDALPQFLWSRFLTIIQLFGEEFMALIPLLACLTFFYHRNPHKRKRAVWLALICSSLIFGLLHLPTYQWDFTQCIFVIGLGRIIDSLAYVKTKNLLVTYIAHVIYDLSIYTFAFLA from the coding sequence GTGAGTAAGACACGACAACCTGGCAGACTGTGGATTGAAGAACCAGACAAAGACTTTCCGTTTTATAACGGGAAGCCTATCAAGATCAGTACTGGCAAATGGGCAATTATCATAGGGTTCTTAATTTTCGGATTCATTCTGTTAACCAAAATGAATCTGCCGTTCATTCCATTTAAAGTGAATGAATTTTTACAAACCATCAGTTTACCCCTATTCGCTGTATTAGGACTATATTTAACAATTGGTGGTTATACTAAGAAACTCTTCCGACCTTTACATAAAAAGGACATCTTAACTATCATCGTATTCGCCATACTGTCTTTAATTGTAAGCTCTGCTTTATCAGGAGTTGTCGGAGCATTATCAGGAGGCGTTAAAGCGAACCCGGCAGCAGCAGTACATGGCGGTACCGACGCTTTACCACAATTTTTATGGTCACGTTTCTTAACAATCATTCAATTATTCGGCGAAGAATTTATGGCACTTATTCCTTTATTAGCATGTCTGACATTCTTTTATCACCGAAATCCGCACAAACGTAAACGTGCAGTATGGCTTGCATTAATTTGTTCGTCACTTATTTTCGGACTATTGCATTTGCCAACATATCAATGGGACTTTACACAATGTATATTTGTCATTGGATTAGGACGAATTATCGACTCATTAGCATACGTTAAAACGAAAAATTTATTAGTCACTTATATCGCACATGTTATTTATGATCTGTCCATTTATACATTCGCTTTCTTGGCGTGA
- a CDS encoding NmrA/HSCARG family protein, protein MSKSILVIGATGKQGFAVVEALLNKGWQVRAFTRNKENEKLARIESDKLDIFEGDLSNPESIARAMENQYGVYSVQPIIREDPEEELRQGKMIIEEAEDAGVHFVVYRTAGGVNRDRTGPHFEALAQIEDTLKASRLNYAIIKPSFFMDNFLRIVKERGGRLIIPEFINPTIRFAMISSIDIARIAAEIFAHPKKYNHEEIEIASDELMLNEVVAEFVEATGKPATIEGDFVSGTAERSWLEDHGYVVDFDQMDAINPERLKLREWIRRQNF, encoded by the coding sequence ATGAGTAAATCAATTTTGGTGATTGGTGCGACTGGCAAACAAGGTTTTGCGGTGGTAGAAGCGTTATTGAACAAAGGTTGGCAGGTACGTGCATTCACGAGAAATAAAGAAAATGAGAAGTTAGCGCGTATTGAAAGCGATAAATTGGATATATTTGAGGGAGATTTGAGCAATCCGGAATCGATTGCGCGTGCGATGGAGAATCAATATGGCGTGTACAGTGTGCAGCCGATTATTCGCGAAGATCCGGAAGAGGAGCTGCGCCAAGGGAAGATGATTATTGAAGAAGCGGAAGATGCGGGCGTGCATTTTGTTGTGTATAGGACGGCTGGCGGTGTCAACCGTGACCGTACGGGTCCGCATTTCGAAGCGTTGGCGCAAATTGAAGATACCTTGAAAGCATCGCGATTGAATTACGCTATTATCAAGCCGTCATTCTTTATGGACAATTTCTTGCGTATCGTGAAAGAACGCGGCGGTCGATTAATTATTCCAGAATTTATTAATCCGACAATAAGATTTGCGATGATTTCTTCTATAGATATAGCACGAATTGCGGCTGAAATCTTTGCCCATCCTAAAAAGTACAACCACGAAGAAATTGAAATTGCCTCTGATGAGTTGATGTTGAATGAAGTAGTGGCAGAGTTTGTAGAGGCGACGGGCAAACCTGCAACAATTGAAGGCGATTTTGTCAGCGGTACAGCAGAACGTTCGTGGCTCGAAGACCATGGTTACGTGGTAGATTTCGATCAAATGGATGCCATTAATCCAGAACGATTGAAATTGAGAGAGTGGATTCGTCGCCAAAACTTTTAA
- a CDS encoding TetR/AcrR family transcriptional regulator: MMRRDAIENRQRIETCARQLFIDKGVDNVSMNQISKTLGIGMATLYRNFEDKPALCYQLIENDFAALFTDMHAVLDDSGKESSEKFEALLEAFLTFKKAHEDLLRCVEGNKKRTSFKQQPAYEELFKIFYAVLSQSDDVTWNTFKTDMLLNSLTTNMYQFQLEERGLTDAQLKRYLLKMFE; encoded by the coding sequence ATGATGAGAAGAGATGCAATTGAAAACCGGCAACGTATCGAAACATGTGCGCGTCAACTCTTTATCGACAAAGGTGTCGACAACGTCAGCATGAATCAGATTTCCAAGACGCTCGGCATCGGCATGGCAACGCTCTATCGGAACTTCGAAGACAAGCCAGCCCTGTGCTATCAGCTGATTGAAAATGATTTCGCTGCATTATTTACCGACATGCATGCAGTGTTGGATGATTCGGGAAAAGAAAGCTCCGAAAAGTTCGAGGCTCTTTTAGAAGCGTTCTTAACTTTTAAAAAAGCCCATGAAGATTTGCTGCGATGTGTGGAGGGTAATAAGAAACGCACCTCGTTCAAGCAGCAGCCTGCTTACGAGGAGTTATTTAAGATTTTTTATGCAGTGCTCAGTCAGAGTGATGATGTCACATGGAATACGTTTAAGACGGATATGTTGTTGAATAGTTTGACGACGAATATGTATCAGTTTCAGTTGGAGGAGCGTGGTTTGACGGACGCGCAGCTGAAGCGGTATTTATTGAAGATGTTTGAATAG